A part of Gambusia affinis linkage group LG21, SWU_Gaff_1.0, whole genome shotgun sequence genomic DNA contains:
- the LOC122824247 gene encoding regulator of G-protein signaling 9-binding protein, whose translation MPLVNNKVGDDCAASGDKALADGKALVDSLIKVVACYRHLASCVGGCTDSLQLRDELRQTREKAQKLAGDICQHLTSHLRDKSLPDGQRKEMELLWVAFCACLELLHVDMCKVLNISGIVSLADSASLVHTGLEGGCSDVAARALSLPDLNQVRTDSLPAGLESQERSTMEREISQIDRMIDDMEMKVNVLRWMVEPHGPLYADPLSSTDSASMALLSVDEEQQAPISQPLCQRSHIFVLLLLLGVFFVAATLSLCIFFFS comes from the exons ATGCCACTTGTAAATAATAAAGTTGGCGATGATTGCGCAGCGAGCGGAGACAAGGCTTTGGCCGATGGAAAGGCGCTGGTGGACTCGTTGATAAAG GTTGTGGCTTGCTACCGGCATTTAGCCTCATGTGTGGGTGGGTGCACAGACAGCCTGCAGCTCCGCGACGAGTTGAGGCAAACAAGAGAAAAGGCCCAAAAGTTGGCCGGAGACATCTGCCAACACCTGACCTCACACCTTAGGGACAAGAGCCTGCCCGATGGACAGCGCAAGGAGATGGAGCTCCTCTGGGTGGCCTTCTGCGCCTGCCTGGAGCTGCTGCACGTTGACATGTGCAAAGTTTTGAACATCAGCGGCATTGTCTCGCTGGCCGACTCTGCATCACTTGTGCACACTGGCCTGGAAG GAGGATGCAGTGACGTAGCGGCCCGGGCCCTGAGTTTGCCCGACCTGAACCAGGTTCGGACGGATTCCCTCCCTGCCGGCCTCGAGAGCCAGGAGCGCAGCACCATGGAGCGGGAGATCAGTCAAATTGACCGCATGATCGACGACATGGAGATGAAAGTCAACGTGCTGCGTTGGATGGTGGAGCCCCACGGGCCGCTGTACGCAGACCCCCTCAGCAGCACTGACAGCGCCTCCATGGCTCTGCTGTCTGTAGACGAGGAGCAGCAGGCCCCCATCTCTCAGCCCCTGTGCCAGCGGAGCCACATATTTGTGCTCTTACTGCtgcttggtgttttttttgtagcgGCCACTTTATctctctgtattttctttttctcgtgA